One Spinacia oleracea cultivar Varoflay chromosome 4, BTI_SOV_V1, whole genome shotgun sequence DNA segment encodes these proteins:
- the LOC110794667 gene encoding uncharacterized protein: MASSSTSSPTLNILNRNANKLHFPWLPERKPLQTIINLNFLSFLSSSRTNNNATIFVRSSSISTTDVFTNDDDIERIKRLQNGSDVRGVALEGEKGREVDLTPPAVEAIAESFGEWLIAKLRDDDDYKEKQGVDVVKVSLGKDPRVTGAKLSVAVFSGLARAGCLAFDMGLATTPACFMSTVFPHFSYHGSIMMTASHLPYTRNGLKFFTRRGGLTSLEVEEICDRAARKYANRQAKVSLTLINPPTKVNLMSAYANHLRDIIKERINHPTNYDTPLQGFQIIVNAGNGSGGFFTWDVLDKLGADTFGSLYLNPDGMFPNHIPNPEDKKAMALTRAAVLENSADLGIVFDTDVDRSGVVDNKGNPINGDKLIALMSSIVLKEHPETTIVTDARTSIGLSRIITNRGGKHCLYRVGYRNVIDKGVQLNEDDIETHLMMETSGHGALKENYFLDDGAYMVVKIIIEMVRMRLSGSSEGIGNLIEDLEDPVESVELRMDVISEPRYAKTKAVEVIDTFRRYVEEDKLEGWMLDSCGDCWVGEGCLVDLNENPTAIDAHMYRVKVLDNEQNEHGWVHLRQSVHNPNIAVNMQSSIPGGCRSMTEIFKDKFLFASGLDKVVDTSQIEQYVKEH, translated from the exons ATGGCGAGTAGTAGTACATCTTCTCCAACTCTGAATATACTTAACCGTAACGCTAATAAACTCCATTTCCCATGGCTTCCTGAGAGAAAACCATTACAAACTATTATAAACCTCAACTTCCTTTCTTTCCTCTCTTCCTCTAGGACCAATAATAATGCCACCATTTTCGTAAGGTCGTCGTCTATATCGACGACGGACGTGTTCACTAACGACGATGATATAGAAAGAATCAAGAGGCTACAGAATGGGTCGGACGTTCGAGGGGTGGCGTTGGAGGGTGAGAAGGGTCGTGAAGTCGACCTTACGCCACCGGCTGTGGAGGCCATTGCGGAGAGTTTTGGGGAGTGGTTGATAGCAAAGTTGAGAGACGATGATGATTATAAGGAGAAACAAGGTGTAGATGTTGTTAAGGTGTCATTAGGAAAGGATCCTCGAGTAACGGGTGCCAAGTTGAGTGTAGCTGTGTTTTCTGGTCTTGCTAGAGCTGGTTGTCTTGCTTTTGATATGGGCCTTGCTACTACACCCGCTTGTTTTATGAGCACTGTTTTTCCTCATTTTTCTTATCATGGCTCTATCATg ATGACAGCGTCACATTTACCATACACAAGAAATGGGCTAAAATTTTTCACAAGAAGAGGAGGGCTTACTTCACTTGAGGTGGAAGAGATATGTGATAGAGCTGCACGAAAGTATGCTAATAGGCAAGCCAAGGTTTCCCTAACTTTAATTAATCCTCCCACTAAAGTAAATCTCATGAGCGCTTATGCCAACCATCTACGAGATATCATCAAGGAGAGAATCAACCATCCGACTAACTACGACACCCCCCTCCAAGGGTTTCAG ATCATTGTTAATGCTGGAAATGGTTCAGGAGGATTTTTCACATGGGATGTGTTAGACAAGCTTGGAGCAGACACATTTGGATCACTATATCTCAACCCTGATGGAATGTTCCCTAACCACATTCCTAACCCCGAGGACAAAAAAGCCATGGCCCTAACAAGAGCAGCCGTCTTAGAAAACTCGGCCGACCTCGGAATCGTCTTTGACACCGATGTTGACCGGAGTGGTGTGGTTGATAACAAAGGAAACCCGATCAATGGTGACAAGTTGATAGCTTTGATGTCTTCCATTGTGCTTAAGGAGCATCCTGAAACCACCATTGTGACCGATGCTCGAACGAGCATTGGATTATCGAGGATCATTACTAATCGTGGAGGAAAGCATTGTTTATATCGAGTTGGTTATAGGAATGTAATTGATAAGGGTGTTCAGTTGAATGAGGATGACATTGAAACACACCTTATGATGGAGACTTCAGGACATGGTGCTCTTAAGGAAAACTACTTTCTCGATGATG GTGCTTATATGGTAGTTAAGATTATCATTGAGATGGTTCGAATGAGGCTTTCGGGATCAAGTGAAGGAATCGGAAACCTCATCGAAGACCTTGAGGATCCTGTGGAGTCTGTAGAGCTAAGGATGGATGTTATTTCAGAGCCAAGATATGCAAAGACAAAAGCAGTTGAAGTCATCGACACATTTCGAAGATATGTGGAG GAAGATAAACTAGAAGGTTGGATGCTCGATTCGTGTGGAGATTGTTGGGTTGGCGAAGGTTGCCTTGTGGACTTGAATGAGAACCCTACAGCCATTGATGCTCATATGTACAG GGTGAAGGTTTTGGATAACGAGCAAAACGAACATGGATGGGTGCACCTGAGGCAGAGTGTTCATAATCCAAACATAGCCGTAAACATGCAATCTTCTATTCCTGGAGGTTGCCGATCCATGACTGAAATCTTCAAGGATAA GTTTCTTTTTGCCAGCGGTTTAGATAAGGTCGTCGACACATCTCAGATTGAGCAGTATGTAAAGGAACATTAG
- the LOC110800433 gene encoding uncharacterized protein: MSKVGENDRKIDQRTTKVDDNWKRSFLVVVVNTMIKSTTNISPNFKFLASTVNLNRVRNLNWCHYAYTSLLTAAKYWNEDRSRWFAGPLPFLMVCYFDRVQIEKEYPPRSFPIIRCWSRQMISIRVKHDNECGFGHGIILDRIESPPELIQYRRDILLEKEQEEPPQQEEEEEPQQEEQEQEQPQPPPPQQEEQEQEQPQPPPTEQEEVPPPPLQQKQQQQQKQQQAHQSSPVTELGEDQEIPEQQTHSNPEEVKLPSTVEEFHQEFLKTTAELSGVMNKFNNLLSLSKKFFDTTVDVKETMSFNMAEMWSKCSETQLPTVFDNVKNASNEERKDSQEMGSIVSQDKEFFSSDYFSILFDDAVKKATRGKKKETVMEKETEEPMSEEPLSEESLLELPPF, from the exons ATGTCCAAAGTTGGTGAAAATGATAGAAAAATTGATCAAAGAACCACCAAAGTTGATGATAACTGGAAAAGATCTTTCCTCGTGGTTGTTGTTAACACAATGATCAAATCCACTACCAACATTTCG CCAAACTTCAAATTCCTTGCTAGCACGGTTAATCTGAATCGAGTAAGGAATCTGAATTGGTGCCATTATGCCTATACCAGTCTTTTGACGGCAGCTAAATACTGGAATGAGGACCGAAGCAGATGGTTTGCTGGTCCGCTACCATTTTTAATG GTGTGTTATTTTGATCGAGTgcaaattgaaaaagaatatccTCCTAGGAGCTTCCCCATCATTAGATGCTGGTCAAGACAAATGATAAGCATCAGGGTTAAGCATGATAATGAGTGTGGCTTTGGACATGGTATCATTCTTGACAGAATCGAAAGCCCACCAGAGCTAATACAGTATAGGAGAGATATTCTTTTGGAAAAAGAACAAGAAGAACCACCacaacaagaagaagaagaagaaccacaacaagaagaacaagaacaagaacaaccacaaccaccaccaccacaacaagaagaacaagaacaagaacaaccacaaccaccaccaacAGAACAAGAAGAagtaccaccaccaccactacaacaaaaacaacaacaacagcaaaaacaacaacaagCACATCAAAGTTCACCGGTGACTGAACTCGGTGAAGATCAGGAGATACCAGAGCAACAAACACACTCCAACCCTGAGGAAGTCAAACTACCCTCGACAGTTGAg GAGTTTCATCAGGAGTTCTTGAAGACCACAGCTGAATTAAGTGGTGTAATGAACAAATTCAACAACCTCTTGTCATTGTCGAAGAAGTTCTTTGACACGACTGTTGATGTAAAAGAAACAATGTCATTTAATATGGCAGAGATGTGGTCCAAGTGTTCAGAAACACAACTTCCAACCGTGTTTGATAACGTCAAGAATGCATCAAATGAGGAGAGAAAAGATTCACAGGAGATGGGTTCCATTGTGAGTCAAGACAAAGAGTTTTTCAGCTCGGACTACTTCTCCATTTTATTTGATGATGCAGTCAAGAAAGCGACAAGAGGGAAGAAAAAAGAAACTGTTatggaaaaagaaacagaggAACCTATGTCAGAGGAGCCTCTATCAGAGGAAAGTCTACTAGAATTACCTccattttga